One Mycobacterium sp. SMC-4 DNA window includes the following coding sequences:
- a CDS encoding DEAD/DEAH box helicase: protein MDVFRVHQDLIDDYKTFTTSAVVPRDPRINQYVADELAEGKQWPEPWLSLNPTFASGGSIDDLVAEDLLHRECAKIFRPKADLADPGDQPITLHRHQREAIKAARSGKSYVLTTGTGSGKSLAYIIPIVDRVLRQQPRQAGVKAIIVYPMNALANSQVGELEKFLRFGYGEGHEPVTFARYTGQEQGERREAILRNPPDILLTNYVMLELMLTRPEERRKLVDAATGLQFLVLDELHTYRGRQGADVAMLVRRVRDACQSPAMQCVGTSATMASAGTDADQRRVVADVATSLFGAEVTADRVIGETLDHATTGDPDDTLQLSREVQAGGAHGDYEALAGSSLASWIEATFGLAIEQDSGRVIRQRPATVRDSAARLAGLTGRTVDQCAQAIRHTLLAGSAARHPVTARPLFAFRLHQFLSKGDTVYVSLENEARRHITSQYQVAVPDRPDHVLMPLAFCRECGQEYLVVARSVEGSDVIYRPRRDRDASGGDQANGYLYISTDQPWPADPLPEGRLPDSWLADGQVAERRRPYLPRRVRVDVGGTEVSGAGIDAAFVPAPFRFCLRCKVSYEQARGSDFAKLATLDAEGRSSAVTVLSTSIVRSLDRIPPGELSEESRKLLTFVDNRQDASLQAGHFNDFVQMVQLRGAVYRALQKASLYHDDVAQRVVESLGLRFEDYAANPEAVYGARSSAERAFKEFIEYRLYSDLQRGWRVTMPNLEQTGLLVVDYDSLPEIAADDALWAKAYDPLRNATAIQRKELCQIVLDEFRRDLAVAIDCLTDDGFDRLKRQSDQHLQGLWSIPPHEPRPRPAVVSTQAGRPGALRSIARLTGRTALGRYIRESSGLTLGGDQMDTADSQKVIEDLLAVLDRAGLLTIVDVEGLSGPNYRLKASAVIWTRGDGVTGAPDPLRKGFDPDQGTRVNPFFLDLYRTTAPELVGMYAREHTAQVTAADREEREKAFRKGELKVLYCSPTMELGVDIASLNTVALRNVPPTPANYAQRSGRAGRSGQPALVTTYCATGNSHDQYYFRRSVDMVAGSVAPPRLDLTNEALLASHLQALWLSETGADLHSRMPQLLELEAPGMPLTSDLDKTLRNPDAIGRATQRAATVIAPLIEDLQRTSWWHEDWPATVIAAAPDEFNRACDRWRELYQAALDDQAEQNRIVLDGSVRKQARTAAEGRRREAEGQLRLLRNEDTDRTHSDFYTYRYFASEGFLPGYSFPRLPLAAYIPGVRPTLGNRAGGDYLQRPRFLAISEFGPGAIIYHEGARYEIKRIQVPMNTGGIGTVETQDAYRCESCGYHHVRRPGLDVCENCAAPLSAPQYGLMRMQTVFARRRERISSDEEERRRAGFELRTSYRFSEHGPRLGRSDAALGDVEGGLMTVSYGDTATVRVTNVGRRRRKHPADLGYWLDTVKGNWLSERDAEDSTPQDESLDDAADVPTKQKVIPYVEDTRNILVVRLDTPVAEEVSTSLRYALERGIEAQFQLEDSELSSEALPDNDGRGRMLFTESAEGGAGVLRRLHSEPGALASVAAAALEIMHFSADGTDLGRAEGARERCEKACYDCLLSYGNQTDHAVIDRHVIRDLLLRLARATTVPAIDDEPRADKVSELKAQCDSELQRAFIDLLVQHEFALPDKLGQPVVTATVRPDFAFSADGSALAVFVEESAPPDAEEVEEMFNDAGWSVLRLHPGEDWLARVREHSYVFGDGRV, encoded by the coding sequence ATGGACGTTTTCCGAGTCCACCAAGACCTGATCGACGATTACAAGACCTTCACCACCAGCGCGGTCGTCCCGCGGGACCCCCGGATCAACCAGTACGTCGCCGATGAACTCGCCGAGGGCAAGCAATGGCCCGAACCGTGGCTCTCGCTGAATCCGACGTTCGCTTCCGGCGGCTCCATCGACGACTTGGTGGCGGAGGACCTCCTGCACCGCGAGTGCGCGAAAATCTTCCGGCCAAAAGCTGACCTGGCGGACCCAGGGGACCAGCCGATTACCCTGCACCGCCACCAGCGCGAGGCCATCAAGGCCGCACGCTCGGGCAAGAGCTATGTGCTCACCACCGGCACCGGTTCGGGAAAGTCGCTGGCCTACATCATCCCGATCGTCGACCGGGTGCTCCGCCAACAACCGCGTCAGGCCGGCGTCAAGGCGATCATCGTTTATCCGATGAACGCGCTGGCCAACAGCCAGGTGGGCGAACTCGAGAAGTTTCTGCGCTTCGGCTACGGCGAGGGCCACGAGCCAGTGACCTTCGCCCGCTACACCGGCCAGGAGCAGGGTGAGCGCCGCGAAGCCATTCTGCGGAACCCCCCCGACATCCTGCTTACCAACTACGTGATGCTCGAGTTGATGCTCACCCGGCCCGAGGAGCGACGAAAGCTCGTCGACGCCGCGACGGGCCTGCAGTTCCTGGTCCTCGACGAGCTGCACACCTACCGCGGCCGCCAAGGCGCCGACGTCGCCATGCTGGTCCGCCGGGTGCGTGACGCCTGCCAGTCACCGGCCATGCAGTGTGTTGGCACGTCGGCAACGATGGCCAGCGCCGGCACCGACGCCGACCAGCGCCGGGTTGTCGCCGACGTCGCGACCAGCCTGTTCGGCGCGGAGGTCACCGCCGACCGCGTCATCGGCGAAACACTCGACCACGCCACCACCGGCGATCCCGACGACACCCTGCAGCTGTCCCGCGAGGTTCAGGCCGGTGGGGCGCACGGCGACTACGAGGCCCTGGCCGGTTCGTCACTGGCATCCTGGATCGAAGCAACGTTCGGCCTTGCGATCGAACAGGATTCGGGCCGAGTAATTCGACAGCGTCCGGCTACGGTACGGGACTCCGCGGCACGCCTGGCGGGCCTCACCGGGCGCACCGTCGACCAGTGCGCCCAAGCGATCCGGCACACCCTGCTGGCCGGTTCGGCCGCCAGACACCCTGTCACCGCCCGACCGCTGTTCGCCTTCCGTCTGCACCAATTCCTCTCCAAGGGCGACACCGTGTACGTATCCCTGGAGAACGAAGCCCGGCGTCACATCACCTCGCAGTACCAGGTCGCGGTGCCTGACCGGCCCGACCACGTCCTGATGCCGTTGGCCTTCTGCCGGGAGTGCGGTCAGGAGTACCTGGTGGTCGCCCGGTCCGTCGAGGGTTCGGACGTGATCTACCGCCCGCGCCGCGACCGCGACGCCAGCGGAGGAGACCAGGCCAACGGCTACCTCTACATCTCCACCGATCAGCCGTGGCCGGCCGACCCCCTCCCGGAGGGGCGGTTGCCCGACTCGTGGCTGGCCGACGGGCAGGTCGCCGAACGCCGCCGCCCTTACCTGCCGCGCCGGGTCCGGGTCGACGTCGGCGGTACCGAGGTCAGCGGTGCAGGCATCGACGCGGCGTTCGTCCCGGCTCCGTTCCGGTTCTGCTTGCGTTGCAAGGTGTCCTACGAACAGGCCAGGGGAAGCGACTTCGCCAAACTGGCGACGCTGGACGCCGAAGGGCGAAGCTCCGCGGTGACTGTGCTCAGCACATCGATCGTGCGCTCACTGGACAGGATCCCGCCCGGCGAACTCAGCGAGGAGTCACGCAAACTCCTGACCTTCGTCGACAACCGCCAGGACGCGAGCCTGCAGGCCGGGCACTTTAACGACTTCGTCCAGATGGTCCAGCTTCGTGGCGCGGTCTACCGGGCGTTGCAGAAGGCCAGCCTCTACCACGACGACGTCGCCCAGCGTGTGGTCGAGAGCCTGGGTCTGCGATTCGAGGACTACGCCGCCAATCCGGAGGCGGTGTACGGCGCTCGGTCGTCAGCCGAGCGCGCATTCAAGGAGTTCATCGAGTACCGCCTGTACTCCGACCTCCAACGCGGCTGGCGGGTCACGATGCCCAACTTGGAGCAGACCGGGCTGCTGGTGGTGGACTACGACTCGCTGCCCGAAATCGCGGCCGACGACGCGCTGTGGGCCAAGGCCTACGACCCGCTGCGCAACGCCACCGCTATCCAGCGAAAAGAATTGTGCCAGATCGTGCTTGACGAGTTCCGGCGCGACCTGGCGGTGGCCATCGACTGTCTGACCGACGACGGCTTCGACCGGCTCAAGCGGCAGTCCGATCAGCACCTCCAGGGGCTGTGGTCGATTCCCCCGCACGAGCCACGGCCCCGGCCGGCGGTGGTGTCCACCCAAGCGGGCAGACCGGGCGCCCTGAGGTCGATCGCCCGCCTGACCGGCCGGACGGCGCTGGGACGCTACATCCGCGAATCCAGTGGCCTCACCCTGGGCGGTGACCAGATGGACACCGCCGACTCTCAGAAGGTGATCGAGGATCTCCTCGCCGTGCTCGACCGTGCGGGTCTGCTGACCATCGTCGACGTGGAGGGTCTGTCGGGACCGAACTACCGGCTGAAGGCTTCGGCGGTGATCTGGACGCGCGGCGACGGGGTCACCGGCGCACCCGATCCGCTGCGGAAGGGCTTCGACCCGGATCAGGGTACCCGGGTCAACCCCTTCTTCCTTGACCTGTACCGCACTACCGCACCCGAACTCGTCGGAATGTACGCCCGCGAACACACCGCTCAGGTGACCGCCGCGGACCGCGAGGAGCGTGAAAAGGCCTTTCGTAAAGGCGAATTGAAAGTTTTGTACTGCTCGCCCACGATGGAACTCGGTGTCGACATCGCGAGCCTGAACACCGTGGCGCTGCGCAACGTCCCGCCGACGCCCGCGAATTACGCGCAGCGCAGTGGACGTGCGGGCCGGTCGGGCCAACCCGCGCTGGTCACCACCTACTGTGCCACCGGTAACTCGCATGACCAGTACTACTTCCGGCGGTCGGTGGACATGGTCGCCGGCTCGGTCGCCCCGCCGCGCCTGGATCTGACCAATGAAGCCCTGCTCGCCTCCCACCTGCAGGCGCTGTGGCTGTCCGAGACCGGTGCCGACCTGCACTCGCGTATGCCTCAGCTGCTCGAACTTGAGGCTCCTGGGATGCCGTTGACATCGGATCTCGACAAGACCCTGCGCAACCCCGATGCGATCGGGCGGGCGACGCAACGGGCCGCCACGGTGATCGCCCCGCTCATCGAGGACCTTCAGCGCACGTCATGGTGGCATGAAGACTGGCCCGCCACCGTCATCGCGGCCGCACCGGACGAGTTCAACCGGGCGTGCGACCGCTGGCGGGAGCTGTACCAGGCCGCTCTCGACGACCAGGCCGAGCAGAACCGGATTGTGCTGGACGGCTCGGTCCGCAAGCAGGCACGGACTGCGGCCGAGGGGCGCCGGCGGGAGGCCGAGGGACAACTTCGGCTGCTGCGCAACGAGGATACCGACCGCACCCACTCCGACTTCTACACTTACCGCTACTTCGCCAGCGAGGGATTCCTGCCCGGGTACAGCTTTCCTCGGTTGCCGCTAGCCGCCTACATTCCGGGGGTGCGTCCGACACTCGGCAACCGAGCGGGCGGCGACTACCTGCAACGCCCGCGCTTCCTGGCGATCAGCGAATTCGGACCTGGCGCAATCATCTACCACGAGGGCGCGCGCTACGAGATCAAGCGCATCCAGGTCCCTATGAATACGGGCGGTATCGGCACGGTCGAGACCCAGGACGCCTACCGATGCGAGTCGTGCGGTTATCACCATGTGCGTCGCCCCGGCCTCGACGTGTGCGAGAACTGTGCAGCACCGCTGAGCGCGCCGCAGTACGGGTTGATGCGCATGCAGACGGTGTTCGCCCGCCGCCGCGAACGCATCTCGAGTGACGAAGAAGAGCGCCGCAGAGCGGGTTTCGAGTTGCGCACCTCCTACCGGTTCAGCGAGCACGGGCCGCGGTTGGGGCGCTCCGACGCCGCGCTGGGGGATGTCGAAGGTGGGCTGATGACCGTCAGTTACGGCGACACTGCGACGGTGCGTGTCACCAACGTCGGCCGTCGGCGGCGCAAGCATCCGGCAGACCTCGGGTATTGGCTCGACACCGTCAAGGGCAACTGGCTCTCGGAGCGGGACGCCGAAGACAGCACGCCCCAGGATGAATCGCTGGACGACGCCGCCGACGTGCCCACCAAGCAGAAGGTGATCCCCTACGTGGAGGACACCCGCAACATCCTGGTGGTCCGCCTTGACACCCCCGTCGCCGAGGAGGTGTCCACCAGTCTGCGCTACGCGCTGGAACGCGGCATCGAAGCCCAGTTCCAGCTTGAGGACTCCGAATTGTCCAGCGAGGCGCTGCCGGACAACGACGGACGCGGCCGAATGCTGTTCACCGAGTCGGCCGAGGGTGGCGCCGGTGTGTTGCGGCGGCTACACAGCGAACCGGGTGCCTTGGCGAGCGTCGCCGCTGCCGCATTGGAGATCATGCACTTCAGCGCCGACGGCACCGATCTGGGCAGGGCGGAGGGAGCCCGGGAACGGTGCGAGAAGGCGTGTTATGACTGCCTATTGTCGTACGGCAATCAGACCGACCATGCGGTGATCGACCGGCATGTGATCCGCGATCTGTTGTTGCGGCTCGCACGAGCGACGACGGTGCCGGCCATCGACGACGAGCCCCGCGCCGACAAGGTGTCAGAGCTCAAGGCGCAGTGTGACTCTGAGCTGCAACGCGCGTTTATCGACTTGCTGGTCCAGCATGAGTTCGCCCTCCCCGACAAACTCGGGCAACCGGTGGTCACGGCGACGGTGCGCCCCGACTTCGCCTTCAGTGCCGATGGATCGGCACTGGCGGTGTTCGTCGAGGAATCCGCCCCACCGGACGCTGAGGAAGTCGAGGAGATGTTCAACGATGCCGGCTGGTCGGTGCTGAGGCTTCATCCCGGCGAGGACTGGCTGGCTCGGGTGCGCGAGCACTCGTACGTATTCGGCGATGGAAGGGTCTAA
- a CDS encoding DUF6933 domain-containing protein, protein MGGAAPTRQCRYPPITDLAGGARPDNVAQVLCQAARGTGSVVRHVEEVMQIGDQHVATLYRRHVAVFLGTDPRGRCLRSWVVMLRCTAKVLALLRAPEPAIGQACATDWYAHLVWIDRRKCLLVTHAGTLFSVFMPNVTAAGLRPIGPPVVSAIQAALHVEGLPADTLGDLDPQQVAVAKTADRRILGTINDLAFTTEHVIATAGGLARCDIDALHHGLHRTINSITGYIPPIDLVTASRHRN, encoded by the coding sequence GTGGGCGGGGCGGCGCCGACACGGCAATGCCGATACCCACCGATCACCGACCTGGCCGGCGGTGCCCGCCCGGACAATGTCGCCCAGGTGTTGTGCCAGGCGGCGCGCGGGACCGGAAGCGTCGTGCGGCATGTCGAGGAAGTGATGCAGATCGGCGACCAACACGTCGCCACACTGTACCGGCGCCACGTCGCGGTGTTCTTGGGTACCGATCCTCGGGGACGCTGCCTACGATCATGGGTCGTGATGCTGCGATGTACCGCCAAGGTGTTGGCGCTGCTGAGGGCGCCTGAGCCGGCCATCGGCCAAGCCTGCGCGACCGACTGGTATGCCCACCTGGTCTGGATCGACCGACGCAAATGCCTGCTGGTGACCCACGCCGGGACCTTGTTCTCGGTGTTCATGCCGAACGTCACCGCCGCCGGGTTGCGCCCGATCGGCCCGCCGGTCGTCTCGGCGATCCAGGCCGCGTTGCACGTCGAGGGTCTGCCCGCCGATACGCTCGGCGATCTTGATCCCCAGCAGGTGGCCGTGGCCAAGACCGCCGACCGCCGCATCCTGGGCACGATCAACGACCTGGCGTTCACCACCGAACACGTCATCGCCACCGCTGGCGGCCTGGCCCGCTGCGACATCGACGCGCTGCACCACGGCCTGCATCGCACCATCAACAGCATCACCGGCTACATCCCACCGATCGACCTGGTCACCGCCAGCCGTCACCGAAACTGA
- a CDS encoding IS256 family transposase: MLDEIVRDGARQMLAAALQAEVADYIARHAGEVDDNGHRLVVRNGYHTERDVMTAAGAVTVKAPRVNDKRIDPETGQRKRFSSAILPAWARRSTQVSEVLPLLYLHGLSTSDFGPALEQFLGSGAGLSPASITRLTAQWQDEAKAFGQRDLSQVDYVYLWVDGIHLKVRLEQEKLCLLVMLGVRADGRKELVALADGYRESTECWADLLRDCRRRGMRAPVLAIGDGALGFWKALREVFPDTREQRCWFHKQSNVLAALPKSAHPGALAAMKEIIGAEDIDKAQIAIAAFEQDYGAKYPKAVKKIVDDADVLLEYFRYPAEHWVHLRTTNPIESTFATVRLRTRVTKGPGSRAAGMAMAYKLIEAAQSRWRAVNAPQLVALVRAGALFHKGKLLERPVDITPEPSPDTPVSEVA; the protein is encoded by the coding sequence CTGCTCGATGAGATCGTTCGCGACGGTGCCCGGCAGATGCTCGCCGCAGCCCTGCAGGCCGAGGTCGCCGATTACATCGCCCGGCACGCCGGTGAAGTCGACGACAACGGCCACCGCCTCGTCGTACGCAACGGCTACCACACCGAACGCGACGTGATGACCGCCGCCGGTGCGGTGACGGTGAAGGCGCCACGGGTCAACGACAAGCGCATCGATCCCGAGACAGGCCAGCGTAAGAGGTTCTCGTCGGCGATCCTGCCGGCCTGGGCCCGCAGGTCCACCCAAGTGTCCGAGGTGTTGCCGCTGCTGTACCTGCACGGCCTGTCGACCAGCGACTTCGGGCCCGCCCTCGAGCAGTTCCTCGGCTCCGGTGCCGGCCTGTCGCCGGCCTCGATCACCCGGCTGACCGCGCAGTGGCAGGACGAGGCGAAAGCCTTCGGACAGCGGGATCTCTCGCAAGTCGACTACGTCTACCTGTGGGTCGACGGCATCCACCTGAAGGTGCGGCTCGAGCAGGAGAAACTCTGTCTGCTGGTCATGCTGGGGGTGCGGGCCGACGGACGTAAGGAACTCGTCGCCCTGGCCGACGGCTACCGCGAATCCACCGAATGCTGGGCCGATCTGCTGCGGGACTGCCGCCGCCGCGGAATGCGGGCCCCGGTGCTCGCGATCGGGGACGGCGCGCTGGGATTCTGGAAGGCACTGCGGGAAGTGTTCCCCGACACCCGCGAACAACGCTGCTGGTTCCACAAGCAATCCAACGTCCTTGCAGCACTCCCGAAGTCCGCGCATCCCGGCGCGTTGGCGGCGATGAAGGAGATCATCGGAGCCGAGGACATCGACAAGGCGCAGATCGCGATCGCGGCGTTCGAACAGGACTACGGTGCGAAATATCCGAAGGCAGTGAAGAAGATCGTCGATGACGCCGATGTGTTGCTCGAGTACTTTCGGTATCCGGCCGAGCATTGGGTGCATCTGCGTACGACGAATCCGATCGAATCGACTTTTGCGACGGTGCGGCTTCGGACCAGGGTGACCAAGGGTCCGGGTTCACGAGCGGCGGGGATGGCGATGGCCTACAAGCTGATCGAGGCCGCGCAGTCGCGGTGGCGGGCGGTCAACGCACCGCAGCTGGTCGCACTGGTGCGAGCGGGCGCGCTGTTCCACAAGGGCAAGCTCCTCGAACGGCCGGTCGACATCACCCCGGAACCCTCGCCCGACACTCCGGTGTCCGAGGTCGCCTGA